The following proteins are co-located in the Scylla paramamosain isolate STU-SP2022 chromosome 37, ASM3559412v1, whole genome shotgun sequence genome:
- the LOC135091226 gene encoding uncharacterized protein LOC135091226, translating into MADLRQCSREFLTEFIALYESFSYIWRVKSKDYSDRDKKGKAYESLVEKFKEIDKNANREKVVKKINSLRSVYRKEVAKVNDSIRSGAGEEEIYKPSLWYFDLLHFLNDQETLRHSRNTMDEIEKSEVDEPPEQVRKKYFIYMINLLGNSCKYTINVEEDVHEDATDSGRSEATATPISEESTVHSSKILSRNSSRSNSSARKRKGVPNEDDTTEVMRLVGRKLESLQADDAFTNMPQQFRMPHTLPSTVAQYHSISQQPQPVAHNYVPEQHLHTQGYATTGQITPVSSISPQEGGQDRQTDTHQDMTHSSLANYVSTFKPI; encoded by the exons ATGGCTGACCTTAGGCAATGTTCTCGGGAGTTCCTCACAGAATTTATTGCATTATACGAAAGTTTCTCATACATTTGGCGTGTCAAATCAAAGGATTATAGTGACCGGGATAAAAAGGGGAAGGCTTATGAAAGCTTAGTGGAAAAATTcaaagaaattgataaaaatgcCAACAGAGAAaaggtggtaaaaaaaataaattctttgAGAAGTGTTTACCGCAAAGAAGTGGCTAAAGTTAATGATTCGATTCGATCTGGCGCTGGAGAAGAGGAAATCTACAAGCCATCTCTTTGGTATTTCGACTTGTTACATTTCCTAAATGATCAGGAAACCCTAAGGCACTCTAGAAATACCATGGATGAAATTGAAAAGTCTGAAGTGGACGAACCACCAGaacaggtaagaaaaaaatatttcatttatATGATCAATTTATTAGGTAATTCATGTAAATACACCATTAAC GTGGAAGAGGATGTTCATGAAGATGCTACTGACAGTGGACGGAGTGAAGCAACTGCTACTCCTATATCCGAAGAGTCAACTGTCCATAGTAGTAAGATATTGTCACGTAATtcttcaagatctaactcttcAGCTCGTAAGAGAAAGGGAGTTCCAAATGAGGATGACACAACTGAAGTTATGAGGTTGGTAGGAAGGAAACTGGAGTCGCTACAGGCAGATGATGCTTTTACG AATATGCCCCAACAATTTAGAATGCCACATACTCTTCCATCAACAGTTGCACAGTACCACTCCATCTCGCAGCAGCCGCAGCCTGTAGCACATAACTACGTCCCTGAACAACATTTGCACACTCAAGGGTATGCAACAACTGGGCAAATTACGCCAGTTTCAAGCATCAGCCCACAGGAAGGTGGACAAGATCGACAAACAGACACCCATCAAGACATGACCCACTCTTCCCTTGCAAACTACGTGTCAACATTTAAACCAATCTGA